A single window of Rhodococcus jostii RHA1 DNA harbors:
- a CDS encoding ANTAR domain-containing protein — protein MIEDSIEPLTPTPGPTRLIPRRRPDGRELLGTAKGILIAGRGCSDAQAFDELLDVARRHHLTVLGAARSLVDLAAGPSPRRRSPEAARFEEWEQLVNQLPPRRHAQAS, from the coding sequence ATGATCGAGGACAGCATCGAACCACTCACTCCGACTCCCGGCCCGACACGCCTGATCCCTCGTAGGCGTCCCGACGGACGCGAATTACTCGGCACGGCGAAGGGAATCCTGATCGCCGGTCGCGGCTGCAGTGACGCCCAGGCGTTCGACGAACTCCTCGACGTCGCGCGGCGTCATCACCTGACCGTCCTCGGCGCTGCCCGGAGCCTGGTCGACCTCGCTGCCGGACCCTCGCCCCGTCGTCGCTCGCCCGAAGCTGCCCGATTCGAAGAGTGGGAGCAGCTGGTCAACCAGCTTCCGCCCCGCCGACACGCACAGGCGAGCTGA
- a CDS encoding class I SAM-dependent methyltransferase — protein sequence MPCGGRCTYRSTRRRTFSSTRSARSSRFEVDQPGPQTWKRNRLIEPGFGVPDWLRLVPVDFEASESWSEQLAAAGFDSRPRRKCCPWPARPASPTRSMWRELHSPSATSPIDPTARARRVEKICWWPLPERFVM from the coding sequence TTGCCCTGTGGCGGGCGATGCACGTACAGGTCGACGCGCCGCCGCACGTTCTCGTCGACGAGATCGGCCCGCAGCTCGCGGTTCGAGGTCGACCAGCCCGGCCCCCAAACCTGGAAGCGGAACCGGCTGATCGAGCCGGGCTTCGGTGTTCCCGACTGGCTGCGGCTGGTGCCGGTCGACTTCGAGGCGAGCGAGTCCTGGTCGGAGCAGCTGGCTGCAGCGGGCTTCGATTCTCGCCCCCGCAGGAAATGCTGTCCCTGGCCCGCGAGGCCGGCTTCGCCGACGCGCAGCATGTGGCGGGAACTTCACTCGCCGAGCGCTACTTCGCCGATCGATCCGACGGCCCGCGCCCGCCGAGTGGAGAAGATTTGTTGGTGGCCACTACCTGAGCGCTTTGTCATGTGA
- the uvrA gene encoding excinuclease ABC subunit UvrA, translating into MPTFDPGPHAEPLHAQEFNGIAVFDAREHNLAHVDVFIPRDCIVAFTGVSGSGKSSLAFGTIYAEAQRRFLESVTPYARRLMDQIGAPRVGDITGLPPAVALQQARGHTSARSSVGTLTHISNVLRMLFSRVGTYPPGAPVLDSNAFSPNTPEGGCPACHGLGRTHDVDIDALVPDPSRSIRGGAVAAWPGAWLGKNYRDILDTLGIDVDRPWSELPEDEREWILTTEEQPTVTVSPVRDPGKMVRDYQGTFSSARTYVLHTFATTKSATQRAKVARYLVSRPCSACNGKRLRPEALAVRFAGLDIADATELSLADLASVLDAVVASRGSDASDATERASVALVDNLRGRLAGLTELGLGYLSLARSTTTLSPGELQRLRLATQLQSGLFGVLYVLDEPSAGLHPADTEALVTAVRRLRAAGNSVFVIEHNLDVVRAADWIVDVGPGAGEHGGRVLYSGKVDGLAHIPESVTRRYLFGTPESCPEPGPPSRWIELAGITMHNLRDLTVRIPLGVLTAVTGVSGSGKSTLVSRVLTDVVAQHLGLDSELGTDTGGDEADGSTVVLAEERENDTEPTVVAAHGLGQINRLVRVDQTPIGRTPRSNLATYTGLFDVIRKLFAAHPVARERGYSPGRFSFNVSGGRCEECEGAGSITIGMLFLPEASAPCPACAGARYNAETLEVLVDGRTIADVLAMTVDDARAFLSHVPAAAKSLDMLVEVGLGYLRLGQSATTLSGGEAQRVKLASELQRIRSGHTLYVLDEPTTGLHPADVDRLMTVLRRLVAAGNTVVLVEHDMPVIASADWMIDLGPGGGDNGGRIIASGPPTVVAETAGSATAAYLARHLAV; encoded by the coding sequence GTGCCCACCTTCGATCCCGGACCGCACGCTGAACCGTTACATGCCCAGGAATTCAACGGAATCGCAGTGTTCGACGCCAGAGAACACAACCTCGCCCACGTCGATGTGTTCATTCCCCGGGACTGCATCGTCGCGTTCACCGGGGTCTCGGGATCGGGGAAGTCTTCGTTGGCCTTCGGCACCATCTACGCCGAAGCGCAACGGCGGTTCCTCGAGTCCGTCACCCCGTACGCACGCCGGCTGATGGATCAGATCGGAGCGCCCAGGGTGGGGGACATCACCGGGCTTCCACCGGCGGTTGCCTTGCAGCAGGCCCGCGGTCATACCTCCGCCCGATCGTCGGTCGGCACCCTCACTCATATCTCGAACGTGCTGCGGATGCTGTTCTCCCGAGTCGGTACCTACCCGCCGGGTGCCCCCGTCCTGGACTCGAACGCGTTCTCGCCCAACACACCCGAAGGCGGATGCCCAGCCTGCCACGGACTCGGACGCACCCACGACGTCGACATCGATGCCCTGGTGCCGGACCCGAGCCGAAGTATCCGCGGCGGTGCCGTCGCCGCCTGGCCCGGCGCCTGGCTGGGCAAGAACTACCGCGACATCCTCGACACACTCGGTATCGACGTGGACCGCCCCTGGTCCGAGCTTCCGGAAGACGAGCGCGAGTGGATCCTCACCACCGAGGAACAACCCACGGTCACGGTGTCACCGGTGCGTGACCCGGGCAAGATGGTGCGCGACTACCAGGGGACGTTCTCGAGCGCCCGCACCTACGTCCTGCACACATTCGCGACGACGAAGAGCGCAACCCAGCGGGCGAAGGTCGCCCGATATCTGGTGTCCCGGCCCTGCAGTGCGTGCAACGGCAAACGGCTGCGCCCCGAGGCGCTGGCCGTACGGTTCGCCGGGCTCGACATCGCCGACGCCACGGAACTGTCACTGGCCGATCTGGCCTCGGTCCTCGACGCCGTCGTCGCATCCCGCGGTTCCGACGCAAGCGACGCAACCGAACGCGCATCCGTGGCGCTGGTAGACAACCTTCGCGGACGCCTCGCGGGTCTGACCGAACTCGGGCTGGGCTACCTGAGCCTTGCCCGTTCGACCACCACCCTCTCGCCGGGAGAACTTCAGCGCCTGCGGCTGGCCACCCAGCTGCAATCGGGCCTGTTCGGAGTGCTGTACGTCCTCGACGAACCGTCCGCCGGCCTGCATCCCGCCGACACCGAGGCGCTGGTCACCGCCGTGCGCCGGCTACGTGCGGCAGGCAACTCCGTCTTCGTCATCGAACACAACCTCGACGTCGTCCGCGCGGCTGATTGGATCGTCGACGTCGGTCCCGGAGCCGGGGAGCACGGCGGGCGGGTGCTGTACAGCGGTAAGGTGGACGGTCTCGCTCACATCCCCGAATCCGTCACTCGCCGATACCTTTTCGGGACACCCGAGAGTTGCCCCGAGCCCGGGCCGCCGAGCAGGTGGATCGAGCTCGCCGGCATCACGATGCACAACCTGCGGGATCTGACCGTGCGAATCCCGCTCGGGGTGCTCACCGCGGTCACAGGCGTGTCCGGATCAGGCAAGTCCACACTCGTGAGCCGTGTGCTCACCGACGTCGTCGCCCAACACCTCGGCCTCGACAGCGAACTCGGCACCGACACCGGGGGAGACGAGGCCGACGGCTCCACAGTCGTACTGGCCGAGGAGCGCGAGAACGACACCGAGCCGACGGTCGTGGCCGCCCACGGGCTCGGACAGATCAATCGGCTGGTGCGCGTGGACCAGACCCCCATCGGGCGGACTCCACGCTCGAATCTTGCCACCTACACCGGTCTCTTCGATGTAATTCGGAAACTCTTCGCCGCACACCCCGTTGCCCGTGAACGCGGATACAGCCCGGGCCGATTCTCATTCAATGTCAGCGGCGGCCGTTGCGAGGAATGCGAGGGCGCCGGTTCGATCACCATCGGCATGCTGTTTCTACCCGAGGCCTCCGCACCGTGCCCGGCGTGCGCGGGCGCCCGATACAACGCAGAGACCCTCGAGGTCCTCGTCGACGGCCGAACGATCGCCGACGTTCTCGCGATGACGGTCGACGACGCCCGCGCGTTCCTGAGTCACGTTCCGGCAGCAGCGAAAAGCCTTGACATGCTGGTCGAAGTCGGCCTCGGATATCTGCGACTCGGCCAATCGGCCACCACCCTGTCCGGTGGGGAGGCGCAACGCGTCAAGCTCGCCAGCGAACTGCAACGCATCCGATCCGGGCACACGCTCTACGTACTCGACGAACCGACAACCGGATTGCACCCTGCCGACGTCGACCGCCTCATGACGGTGTTGCGACGTCTCGTCGCGGCGGGAAATACCGTCGTACTCGTCGAACACGACATGCCGGTCATTGCCTCGGCGGACTGGATGATCGATCTCGGGCCCGGCGGCGGAGACAACGGCGGCCGGATCATCGCCTCGGGGCCACCGACGGTCGTTGCCGAGACGGCCGGCTCCGCCACCGCCGCTTACCTCGCCCGGCACCTCGCCGTGTGA
- a CDS encoding NAD(P)/FAD-dependent oxidoreductase, with product MSKELPEQASVVVIGGGVIGASIAFHLAESGVSDVVLLEKDELACGSTCKAAGGVRASFSNEANIAIGLRGLDVYSRFAQEYHQEIDFSRDGYLYLLSDQANVDIFTESVALQNRHGVPSRMVTPEAAQKISPLISTDGLLAASWSPQDGKATPESVVMGYAAAARRHGARIVRHCAVTDIESTGGTITAVVTEHGRIKTDTVVCAAGAWSAGIGTMLGVNIPVVPVRRQIAFTEPLSELPESSPSLTIDFPSNFYFHPEGKGLLLGWSDPNEREGFNLRFELEDWLMGLGAIAETRVPAVLDYGISTGWAGLYEVTPDRNQIIDRSTEVEGLLIATGYSGHGFLMGPATGEIVRDLYHGKEPGYDISSFALDRFAQFGIGAGETNIV from the coding sequence ATGAGCAAGGAACTTCCCGAACAGGCGTCCGTCGTCGTGATCGGCGGCGGCGTCATCGGCGCCAGCATTGCGTTCCACCTCGCCGAATCCGGGGTCTCCGATGTCGTCCTCCTGGAAAAGGACGAGTTGGCTTGCGGCTCGACCTGCAAGGCCGCCGGCGGTGTTCGCGCCTCCTTCAGCAACGAGGCCAACATTGCGATCGGTTTGCGCGGCCTCGACGTGTATTCGCGGTTCGCGCAGGAGTACCACCAGGAGATCGACTTCAGCCGGGACGGCTACCTCTATCTCCTCTCGGACCAGGCGAACGTCGACATCTTCACCGAGAGCGTCGCGCTGCAGAACCGCCACGGCGTTCCGAGCCGCATGGTCACCCCCGAAGCAGCACAGAAGATTTCGCCGCTCATCAGTACAGACGGGCTCCTCGCCGCGTCCTGGTCGCCCCAGGACGGTAAGGCCACCCCCGAATCGGTCGTGATGGGATACGCCGCCGCTGCCCGTCGACACGGTGCTCGCATCGTCCGTCACTGCGCGGTCACCGACATCGAGAGCACAGGCGGCACGATCACCGCGGTCGTGACCGAACACGGACGCATCAAGACCGACACCGTGGTGTGCGCTGCCGGAGCCTGGTCGGCCGGCATCGGCACCATGCTCGGGGTGAACATTCCCGTCGTTCCCGTCCGCCGACAGATCGCCTTCACTGAGCCGCTCTCCGAGTTGCCCGAATCCTCGCCGTCGCTGACCATCGACTTCCCGTCGAATTTCTACTTCCACCCGGAAGGCAAAGGCCTGCTTCTCGGCTGGTCCGACCCGAACGAGCGCGAGGGATTCAACCTCAGGTTCGAACTCGAGGACTGGCTGATGGGACTGGGCGCCATCGCCGAGACCCGGGTGCCGGCTGTACTGGACTACGGCATCAGCACCGGGTGGGCCGGTCTCTACGAGGTCACCCCCGACCGCAACCAGATCATCGATCGCTCCACCGAGGTCGAGGGCCTGCTCATCGCCACCGGCTACTCCGGCCACGGCTTCCTGATGGGACCGGCGACCGGCGAGATCGTGCGCGACCTCTACCACGGCAAGGAGCCCGGATACGACATCAGCTCCTTCGCTCTGGACCGCTTCGCGCAGTTCGGTATCGGCGCAGGTGAAACGAACATCGTCTGA
- a CDS encoding Glu/Leu/Phe/Val family dehydrogenase, producing MFELIDEWGPEKVVCVSDARTGMRGVLVIDNTARGMGKGGTRMSTTVSVGEVARLARNMTWKWAGVDLFYGGAKAGIWADPTASSKEAVLRAFVRALRNEVPEEYVFGLDVGLTEKDAAIMLDEVGGRGGAVGTPHALGGLPYDQLGVTGHGVAESADAAAQALGLSTGSLSVSIQGFGAVGAASAKRLAELGATIVAVSTSQGGIHNPDGLDVATLLDLRDQYGDGLVDQYSDAKPLAAGEELSVTADILIPAALQDVIDADLARTLPAKIVVEGANLPSSPEAQSVLFDRGVTVVPDFIANAGGVVAAAVAMDARYSGIRPEPAAVFDNISNKLRASTIDTLDASKAQGRTTHEVARATAQERVREAMVLRGRSPQNAAF from the coding sequence ATGTTCGAATTGATCGACGAATGGGGTCCGGAGAAGGTCGTGTGTGTCTCCGATGCACGCACCGGCATGCGCGGCGTTCTCGTCATCGACAACACCGCCCGCGGAATGGGCAAGGGCGGCACCCGCATGTCCACCACGGTGAGTGTCGGCGAGGTCGCCAGGCTGGCCCGCAACATGACCTGGAAGTGGGCGGGGGTCGACCTGTTCTACGGCGGGGCCAAGGCCGGCATCTGGGCCGACCCGACTGCCTCCTCCAAGGAGGCGGTCCTGCGTGCCTTCGTCCGGGCACTCCGCAACGAGGTCCCCGAGGAGTACGTCTTCGGGCTCGACGTGGGATTGACCGAGAAGGACGCCGCGATCATGCTCGACGAGGTCGGCGGACGCGGCGGCGCGGTGGGCACCCCCCACGCGCTCGGTGGGCTCCCGTACGACCAGCTCGGGGTCACCGGCCACGGTGTCGCGGAGTCGGCCGACGCCGCCGCGCAGGCCCTCGGCCTGTCCACCGGTTCGCTGAGCGTGTCCATCCAGGGCTTCGGAGCGGTCGGAGCTGCGAGCGCGAAGCGCCTCGCGGAACTCGGGGCCACCATCGTCGCTGTGTCCACCTCGCAGGGCGGCATCCACAACCCGGACGGGCTCGACGTCGCCACCTTGCTCGATCTGCGCGATCAGTACGGTGACGGACTCGTCGACCAGTACTCCGACGCCAAGCCTCTCGCTGCCGGGGAAGAACTCTCGGTGACCGCGGACATCCTGATCCCGGCGGCGTTGCAGGACGTCATCGACGCCGATCTCGCCCGCACGTTGCCGGCCAAGATCGTCGTCGAAGGCGCAAACCTGCCGAGCAGCCCCGAAGCACAGTCGGTGCTGTTCGACCGCGGCGTGACCGTGGTTCCGGATTTCATCGCCAACGCCGGCGGTGTGGTCGCCGCAGCCGTGGCGATGGATGCCCGCTACTCCGGAATCCGCCCCGAACCGGCAGCCGTGTTCGACAACATCTCGAACAAGCTGCGCGCCAGCACCATCGACACCCTCGATGCGTCGAAGGCTCAGGGGCGGACCACTCACGAGGTGGCCCGCGCCACCGCTCAGGAGCGCGTGCGCGAAGCCATGGTGCTCCGCGGGCGTTCCCCGCAGAACGCCGCGTTCTAA
- a CDS encoding aldehyde dehydrogenase family protein, whose protein sequence is MSTAVAETIALPTTDELRTLARTSLQRCGVDPAVLDTAGVENTITTRSPVTGESLFDYPAADATDVEAAIDAAHEAFLQWRTVPGPVRGFLIKRLGELLTEHKEDVANLISIEVGKIRSEALGEVQEMIDICDFAVGLSRQLDGRTMPSERPGHRLMETWHPLGVVGVVSAFNFPAAVWSWNLALAIVCGDSVIWKPAQLTTLTAAACSALFDRAAKESGAPANLNVLVSASAADTQALIDSPKVPLISATGSERMGEQIAPRVAARFGRAILELGGNNAAIVTPSADLDIATRGIVFAAAGTAGQRCTSMRRIIVHQDIADELIDRISQVYGRLPIGDPFADGTLVGPLIDGKSHANMTAALDKAVAQGGEILVGGKRRPSSESSYYVEPAIVRMPAQSEIVKDETFAPILYVLTYDTFEEAIALHNDVPQGLSSSIFTTDQREAERFIAADGSDCGIVNVNIGTSGAEIGGAFGGEKTTGGGRESGSDAWRAYMRRATNTINYSRELPLAQGVNFG, encoded by the coding sequence ATGAGCACCGCTGTCGCCGAGACCATCGCCCTTCCCACCACCGACGAACTGCGCACTCTCGCACGCACCAGCCTGCAGCGGTGTGGGGTCGACCCGGCCGTACTCGATACCGCAGGGGTCGAGAACACCATCACCACCCGCTCCCCCGTCACGGGGGAGAGCCTCTTCGACTATCCCGCCGCCGACGCCACCGACGTCGAGGCCGCGATCGATGCCGCCCACGAGGCCTTCCTGCAGTGGCGCACCGTTCCCGGCCCGGTCCGCGGATTCCTGATCAAACGCCTCGGCGAACTGCTCACCGAGCACAAGGAAGACGTCGCCAACCTGATCAGCATCGAGGTCGGCAAGATCCGCTCGGAGGCCCTCGGCGAGGTCCAGGAAATGATCGACATCTGCGACTTCGCGGTCGGTCTGTCCCGGCAGCTCGACGGCCGCACCATGCCCTCGGAGCGTCCCGGACACCGACTGATGGAGACCTGGCACCCGCTCGGTGTCGTCGGTGTCGTCTCGGCGTTCAACTTCCCGGCCGCGGTGTGGTCCTGGAACCTGGCTCTTGCCATCGTCTGCGGTGACTCGGTGATCTGGAAGCCCGCGCAGCTGACCACCCTCACCGCCGCCGCCTGCTCGGCGCTGTTCGACCGTGCCGCAAAAGAATCCGGCGCCCCGGCCAACCTGAATGTCCTCGTCTCGGCGAGTGCCGCCGACACCCAGGCCCTGATCGACAGCCCGAAGGTGCCGTTGATCAGCGCGACCGGTTCCGAGCGGATGGGCGAGCAGATCGCTCCCCGCGTCGCCGCCCGGTTCGGCCGCGCCATCCTCGAGCTCGGCGGAAACAATGCTGCAATCGTCACCCCGTCGGCGGACCTCGACATCGCCACCCGCGGAATCGTCTTCGCCGCCGCCGGCACCGCCGGCCAGCGCTGCACCTCGATGCGCCGCATCATCGTCCACCAGGACATCGCCGACGAGCTGATCGACCGGATCTCCCAGGTCTACGGCCGCCTCCCGATCGGCGACCCGTTCGCCGACGGCACCCTCGTGGGCCCGCTGATCGACGGCAAGTCCCACGCCAACATGACCGCAGCCCTCGACAAGGCTGTCGCGCAGGGCGGCGAGATCCTCGTCGGCGGCAAGCGCCGCCCGAGCAGCGAAAGCTCGTACTACGTCGAGCCGGCGATCGTGCGGATGCCAGCCCAGAGCGAGATCGTCAAGGACGAAACCTTCGCCCCGATCCTCTACGTTCTGACGTACGACACGTTCGAGGAAGCGATCGCCCTGCACAACGACGTCCCGCAGGGTCTGTCGTCGTCGATCTTCACCACCGACCAGCGTGAGGCGGAGCGGTTCATCGCCGCCGACGGTTCGGACTGCGGCATCGTCAACGTCAACATCGGCACGTCCGGCGCCGAGATCGGCGGCGCGTTCGGCGGCGAGAAGACCACCGGCGGCGGCCGCGAATCCGGCTCGGACGCCTGGCGCGCCTACATGCGCCGCGCGACCAACACCATCAACTACTCCCGCGAGCTGCCCCTGGCTCAGGGCGTCAACTTCGGCTGA
- a CDS encoding VOC family protein, translated as MPITQQWELRAEFARRLSHMYGKEVPAYTTLLEVSQAVNDTVLSNLGAGAERLGSIARVTAERHGAIRVGTPQEMAQVARVFAAMGMYPVGFYDLREAAASSVPVVSTAFRPTDPDELARNPFRVFTSMLVPSDRRFFSADLQQRLESFLAKRRLFTAELLVLADRATEYRGLNSGDAEMFLTLATAAFKLSTEAVDRAWYRELEQVSSVAADIGGVASTHINHLTPRVLDIDGLYARMERRRIDMIDTIQGPPRWAGPDLLLRQTSFRALAEPRVFREADGTVEKGSLRVRFGEVEARGIAATVRGREVYDRLTVEIEQAVREAAATAPVPAEARNEIAAELWNQQVPATEQGLALHDLAYFTYRVDNDKQRNGTMPERSLQDLIDQGWVRPEPIVYEDFLPKSAAGIFQSNLTSDGHKDTTQSTTDIDAAWMEGVLGRTLHNPYTLYDGIRRASLDHVANQLGIRGPIEEPAPIATQGVK; from the coding sequence ATGCCGATCACCCAGCAGTGGGAACTGCGCGCCGAGTTCGCTCGCCGTCTCTCGCACATGTACGGGAAGGAAGTTCCCGCATACACCACGTTGCTCGAGGTATCGCAGGCCGTCAACGACACCGTGTTGTCGAATCTCGGTGCGGGCGCAGAACGTCTGGGTTCCATCGCCCGGGTCACCGCCGAACGTCACGGTGCCATCCGAGTGGGCACCCCCCAGGAGATGGCCCAGGTCGCCCGCGTGTTCGCGGCCATGGGCATGTACCCGGTCGGGTTCTACGACCTGCGCGAGGCCGCTGCCAGTTCGGTGCCGGTCGTCTCCACGGCATTCCGTCCGACGGACCCGGACGAACTGGCGCGCAACCCCTTCCGGGTGTTCACCTCCATGCTGGTGCCCTCGGATCGCCGCTTCTTCAGCGCCGATCTGCAGCAACGCCTCGAGAGCTTCCTCGCCAAGCGCCGGCTGTTCACCGCCGAACTGCTGGTACTCGCCGACCGGGCCACCGAGTACCGGGGACTGAATTCCGGTGACGCCGAGATGTTCCTGACGTTGGCCACTGCGGCATTCAAGCTATCCACCGAGGCCGTCGACCGCGCCTGGTACCGCGAACTCGAGCAGGTTTCCTCGGTGGCCGCCGATATCGGTGGCGTCGCCAGCACACACATCAACCACCTGACCCCCCGCGTGCTCGACATCGACGGTCTCTACGCCCGCATGGAGCGTCGCCGGATCGACATGATCGACACGATCCAGGGTCCGCCGCGATGGGCCGGTCCGGATCTGCTGCTGCGGCAGACCTCGTTCCGGGCTCTCGCCGAACCGCGGGTGTTCCGCGAGGCCGACGGCACCGTCGAGAAGGGTTCACTGCGAGTGCGTTTCGGTGAGGTCGAAGCCCGCGGCATCGCCGCCACCGTCCGCGGCCGCGAGGTCTACGACCGGTTGACCGTCGAGATCGAGCAGGCGGTCAGGGAGGCGGCCGCGACCGCGCCGGTGCCGGCCGAGGCACGCAACGAGATCGCTGCGGAGCTGTGGAACCAGCAGGTGCCCGCCACCGAACAGGGGCTCGCGCTCCACGATCTGGCGTACTTCACCTACCGGGTCGACAACGACAAGCAACGCAACGGCACGATGCCCGAACGATCGCTACAGGATCTGATCGATCAGGGCTGGGTCCGCCCGGAGCCGATCGTCTACGAGGACTTCCTTCCGAAATCCGCGGCCGGGATCTTCCAGTCCAATCTGACCTCGGACGGACACAAGGACACCACACAGTCGACGACCGATATCGACGCCGCCTGGATGGAAGGAGTTCTGGGCCGCACACTGCACAACCCGTACACGCTCTACGACGGGATCCGCCGCGCTTCCCTCGATCACGTTGCCAACCAATTGGGAATCCGCGGACCCATCGAAGAACCGGCACCCATCGCTACCCAAGGAGTCAAGTAA
- a CDS encoding LysR family transcriptional regulator, with protein MNMSLAHLVALRELARRGTMVAVAEELGYTAGAVSQQIAALEKAVGSRLVTRVGRNVVLTDSGTVLAEHAVKILSAEQTALDALRAVHDDVAAPLLLGTFGSTAAALLPPVVAAAQRKYPHLALSSRELDVDEAATAVQRGQVDVAFGLDYPNSPMPRTPDIEMITLRSERFGLAVSSGAYGIRTEGTIDLREAAEWNWILPPAETQFGRAVRIACRQEGFEPIVRHEIVDTAVSLALAGKGLGAAPVTDMMIRLNSSVPIIRVDLEQEIGRRIVLIRLAGSETRPTVRAITDIVRAAVDPASTAGEKI; from the coding sequence ATGAATATGAGCTTGGCGCACCTCGTCGCACTTCGAGAGCTGGCCCGGCGCGGAACGATGGTCGCGGTCGCCGAGGAACTCGGGTACACCGCGGGGGCCGTATCGCAGCAGATCGCAGCCTTGGAGAAAGCCGTCGGCTCCCGGCTCGTCACCAGGGTGGGGCGCAATGTCGTGCTCACCGATTCCGGCACCGTCCTCGCCGAGCATGCGGTGAAGATCTTGAGCGCGGAACAGACTGCCCTCGACGCGCTGCGTGCGGTGCACGACGATGTCGCTGCGCCTCTTCTTCTCGGCACCTTCGGCAGTACCGCCGCGGCCTTGTTGCCACCGGTGGTGGCCGCAGCGCAGCGCAAGTACCCGCATCTCGCCCTGAGCAGCCGTGAACTCGACGTCGACGAGGCCGCCACCGCGGTCCAACGCGGCCAGGTCGACGTCGCCTTCGGGTTGGACTACCCCAATTCACCGATGCCCCGCACACCGGATATCGAGATGATCACCCTGCGCAGCGAGCGATTCGGGCTCGCCGTCTCCTCCGGCGCCTACGGCATCCGCACCGAGGGGACCATCGATCTGCGCGAGGCCGCGGAGTGGAACTGGATTCTGCCTCCCGCGGAGACCCAGTTCGGTCGCGCTGTCCGCATCGCCTGCCGTCAGGAGGGTTTCGAGCCGATTGTGCGGCACGAAATCGTCGATACCGCGGTGTCTCTGGCGCTGGCCGGAAAGGGACTGGGGGCCGCTCCGGTCACCGACATGATGATCAGGCTCAACAGTTCGGTGCCGATCATCCGCGTCGACCTCGAGCAGGAGATCGGTCGGCGAATCGTCCTCATCCGTCTCGCCGGCTCGGAGACCAGGCCTACGGTGCGGGCCATCACCGACATCGTTCGCGCCGCGGTCGACCCGGCGTCGACGGCGGGCGAGAAGATCTGA
- a CDS encoding PucR family transcriptional regulator — translation MNLDEVVTEVAERLSASVVLVDRAFSLIAYSTQSPDVDKDRVQSILTRSCPPEARAWYESFGIADTTRPVITPENPDIEASSRICLPARYAGAAYGYLFVLPDENSAVSDGDLAAAMSLAGQAGAQLAHTARGRDDMAVAVVDLLEGDRKAFARAITRIEESGLLPDGGALTVLAVDGFLPAPGARALLAPIGSLTAVMLPAGGGAVDPVRSVAESGAGAGALVGVGGSHQGLRSARRSWQQAKLGVRVARHDESMGPIAYWEELGIYRLSSCGPTSVVADAVLTPSVRALLDHRNVDLLVTAQTYLDQAGDTGATAGVLGIHRQTLYYRLAKIEEITGLDLSVGAQRLELHVGLTLGRFIFEHLGTEEGGNGEQT, via the coding sequence GTGAATCTCGATGAAGTGGTCACCGAGGTGGCCGAACGCCTGTCGGCATCGGTCGTCCTGGTCGACCGGGCCTTTTCGCTGATCGCCTACAGCACCCAGTCGCCTGACGTCGACAAAGATCGGGTGCAGTCGATCCTTACCCGCAGTTGCCCGCCGGAGGCGCGCGCGTGGTACGAAAGCTTCGGGATTGCCGATACCACGCGCCCGGTGATCACGCCAGAGAATCCGGATATCGAAGCGTCGTCGCGGATCTGTCTTCCGGCTCGCTACGCAGGCGCGGCGTACGGATATCTGTTCGTCCTGCCGGATGAGAACAGCGCCGTGTCCGACGGCGATCTCGCCGCCGCAATGTCCCTGGCCGGCCAGGCCGGCGCGCAACTCGCACACACGGCCCGGGGTCGTGACGATATGGCGGTCGCCGTCGTAGACCTCCTCGAAGGCGACCGAAAGGCTTTTGCCCGTGCGATTACTCGCATCGAAGAGTCCGGGCTCTTGCCAGATGGCGGCGCGTTGACCGTGCTGGCCGTCGACGGTTTCCTGCCCGCCCCCGGCGCACGCGCTCTGCTGGCACCGATCGGATCGTTGACCGCGGTGATGCTCCCCGCCGGCGGCGGCGCCGTCGACCCCGTTCGGTCCGTTGCCGAAAGCGGTGCGGGTGCCGGAGCTCTGGTCGGGGTGGGGGGTTCGCACCAGGGGTTGCGGTCTGCCCGCCGAAGCTGGCAGCAAGCCAAACTCGGCGTCCGGGTCGCCCGGCACGACGAATCGATGGGACCGATCGCGTACTGGGAAGAACTCGGCATCTACCGGCTGTCCTCGTGCGGGCCCACCAGCGTCGTCGCCGATGCAGTCCTCACCCCGTCCGTGCGGGCCCTGCTCGACCACCGCAACGTCGACCTGCTCGTCACCGCACAGACTTACCTGGACCAGGCCGGTGACACCGGCGCAACGGCCGGTGTCCTCGGCATTCACCGTCAGACGCTGTACTACCGCCTCGCGAAGATCGAGGAAATCACCGGCCTCGATCTCTCGGTGGGTGCGCAGCGCCTCGAGTTGCATGTCGGCCTCACGCTCGGGCGCTTCATCTTCGAGCACCTCGGAACCGAAGAGGGCGGCAACGGCGAGCAGACCTGA